Part of the Cupriavidus basilensis genome is shown below.
GCTCGGCACCGAAGAAGAAAATTTGTGCCGAATAGTACACCCACAACATCAGCGCAACCACAGAACCCGCTGCCCCATAGGACGAAGCCACGGCACTATGGCCCAGGTAAAGGCCAATCAGCCGCTTGCCCACCGCGAACAGCAGGGCGGTGATGATGGCGCCCATGACCACGTCACGCCAGGCGATGCGGGCATTGGGCAGCATCTTGAAGATCACGGCGAACAGCAGGGTCACCACGCCAAATGAAAATGCCGTTGAAAGCGCGTCCGCCACCGGCGCAAACCACGATTGCGTCCACATCTGCCCCCAAAACCGGTCGACCACCGCCAGCGCGGCATTGACGATCAGCGACACCAGCAGCATGAAGGCCAGCACCAGCACCAGGCTGAACGAGAGCAAGCGAGCGCGCAGCAATTGCTGCCAGCCGGCGCCCTGCGGCGCAGGCGTCTCCCAGATCTCGTCGAGGCTGCCTTTGAGTTCCGCGAAAACGCTGGTGGCGCCGACAAACAAGATGCCGGTGGCGATGGCCGCGGCCAGCCCGCCACCACCCGAGCGGTGCGTGGCGGCAAGGATTTCCTGGATGGCAGCCGCGCCCTGGGCGCCAACGAGGTCGTCGATCTGGGCGAAGATCTCGCCCCGTGCCGCTTGCGCGCCAAAGAAGACGCCGGCAATCGAGATCACCAGCACCAGCACTGGCGCCAGCGAGAAGAGCATATAGAAGGACAGCGCCGCGCCCTTGCTGGCGGCTCGGTGCGCCAGCCATGCGCTGACCGCGGCCAGCACCACGCTGGCAGTGCGCGTGGCGGTATGGCGATCGGGCAGCCAATGGCCGATGCCGCGAGCGCGTTGCTTGGGCGGCGCGCGGTCCAGGGGCTGATCGGGGGAATCTGCTGGATTCAAGCGTGGACCCCGTTGTTGGTCGGGCGGCTAAAGGGTCAGGCGACCTGCCCTAGCCCCGGTCTTTGCTCAGGCCCCATATCAACGACACCGCGCACAGCACGAGGAAAATGATGAAAAGGATCTTGGCGAACTCGGCCGCCGCGGCGGCGATCCCGCCGAAGCCAAACACGGCCGCGATCATGGCGATGACGAAGAAAACCACGGCGTAGCGCAACATGATGGGACTCCAATGCAGCCTTCTCCCGTTTTGTTATCCGTTCCAAGGTTCATGATACAGGCCATCCCGCGCTTTGCCCAAGCCGCCAGGACGCGGCGCGCGCCCCGATTCCAGCCCGGTCCGGGTGTTGAACGGCTAGACTGAAAGACGGGCTCGCGCCGTCTCGCCACGGGTAAAACGGCGCCACCGGAGCGGTTGGCCGCAAGCACCGGCCGCCCGGCTACCGTCCTCCCGCACACACCCCTTCGACAACCAGAAGGAGGCACC
Proteins encoded:
- a CDS encoding YihY/virulence factor BrkB family protein: MDRAPPKQRARGIGHWLPDRHTATRTASVVLAAVSAWLAHRAASKGAALSFYMLFSLAPVLVLVISIAGVFFGAQAARGEIFAQIDDLVGAQGAAAIQEILAATHRSGGGGLAAAIATGILFVGATSVFAELKGSLDEIWETPAPQGAGWQQLLRARLLSFSLVLVLAFMLLVSLIVNAALAVVDRFWGQMWTQSWFAPVADALSTAFSFGVVTLLFAVIFKMLPNARIAWRDVVMGAIITALLFAVGKRLIGLYLGHSAVASSYGAAGSVVALMLWVYYSAQIFFFGAELTRQYALQFGSLRGQSTNPPPDPRAAGPANR
- a CDS encoding DUF1328 domain-containing protein, which codes for MLRYAVVFFVIAMIAAVFGFGGIAAAAAEFAKILFIIFLVLCAVSLIWGLSKDRG